In a genomic window of Brassica rapa cultivar Chiifu-401-42 chromosome A10, CAAS_Brap_v3.01, whole genome shotgun sequence:
- the LOC108870213 gene encoding uncharacterized protein LOC108870213: MASSSHNTFEQDDESFDQYFNQYIDDYFDQTLENLANNNGDQEVERRTRKKRVHIERNREEGDKRLWNDYFSENPTYPENLFRRRFRMNKPLFLRIVDRLSNEVEYFREKKDALGRRSLSALQKCTAAIRVLAYGSATDAVDEYLRLGSTTARLCVEHFVEGIINLFGAEYLRRPTPADLQRLLYIGEQRGFPGMVGSIDCMHWEWKNCPTAWKGQYSRGSAKPTIVLEAVASYDLWIWHAFFGPPGTLNDINVLDRSPVFDDIINGQAPQVTFSVNGNEYRLAYYLTDGIYPKWATFVQSISLPQGPKAALFAQHQEGVRKDVERAFGVLQARFGIIKNPARIWDKAKIGKIMRACIILHNMIVEDERNGYRHFDVSEFEQGEDNGGSHVDLTYSTDTPSNIANMMGVRTTIRDKQRHRQLKADLVEHIWRKFGHNEDNN; this comes from the coding sequence atggcttcttcttctcataATACTTTCGAACAAGATGATGAAAGTtttgatcaatattttaatcaatatattgATGACTATTTTGATCAAACACTCGAGAATTTAGCCAATAATAATGGTGATCAAGAAGTggaaagaagaacaagaaaaaaacgAGTTCATATAGAAAGAAACCGGGAAGAAGGCGATAAACGTTTATGGAATGATTATTTCAGTGAAAATCCAACATATCCTGAAAATCTATTCCGACGACGATTTAgaatgaacaagccattgttcCTGCGTATTGTTGATCGACTCTCTAATGAAGTTGAATACTTTCGAGAAAAGAAAGATGCTCTCGGAAGGCGTAGTCTCTCTGCACTTCAAAAGTGTACAGCAGCCATTCGTGTCTTGGCGTATGGTTCTGCGACTGACGCTGTTGACGAATACCTCCGACTCGGTTCAACTACTGCTCGGTTATGTGTGGAACATTTTGTCGAAGGAATAATAAATCTATTCGGCGCTGAGTACCTACGAAGACCAACACCGGCTGATCTTCAACGTCTACTTTATATTGGTGAGCAACGTGGATTTCCGGGGATGGTaggaagcatcgattgtatgcattgggagtggaagaattgtcccaccgcttggaaagggcaATATTCACGTGGTTCGGCTAAACCCACAATCGTATTAGAGGCGGTTGCTTCGTACGATCTATGGATATGGCATGCGTTTTTTGGACCTCCAGGTACTTTaaacgatatcaatgttcttgatcgctcaccagtttttgatgacataataAACGGTCAAGCTCCGCAAGTTACTTTCTCTGTCAATGGAAACGAGTATCGTTTGGCTTACTATCTCACCGATGGTATTTATCCGAAATGGGCAACTTTTGTCCAATCTATTTCACTACCACAAGGTCCGAAAGCGGCTTTATTTGCTCAACATCAAGAAGGTGTCCGAAAAGATGTTGAGCGTGCTTTTGGAGTCTTGCAAGCTCGATTTGGGATTATTAAAAATCCAGCACGTATTTGGGATAAAGCCAAAATCgggaagattatgagagcatgtatcatactccataatatgatagtTGAAGATGAACGAAATGGATACCGTCATTTTGATGTTTCAGAGTTCGAACAAGGAGAAGACAACGGAGGTTCACATGTGGATCTCACGTATTCTACGGACACGCCTTCAAATATTGCCAATATGATGGGTGTTCGAACTACTATTCGTGATAAACAAAGACATCGACAACTGAAGGctgatttggttgaacatatATGGCGTAAATTTGGACATAATGAAGACAACAACTGA
- the LOC103844284 gene encoding ABC transporter C family member 5: MDFNEISSFFIDHLPLLELCSVLINLTLFLVCLFTLSATQILICVRRGRLSKEDTVNVNLEREANDVSFGTVFKFSLLCCVYVLAVQVLVLVFDAVSVIRGAGDWFTLCFPASQCLAWVVITFLALHLKYKPSEKLPFLLRVWWFVAFSVCLCTLYVDGRRLAVEGWRGGCSSHVLANLAVTPALGFLCFAALRGVSGIEIRLTSSDLQEPLLVEEEAACLKVTPYSTAGLVSLVTLSWLDPLLSAGSKRPLELKDIPLLAPRDRAKSSYKVLKSNWKRSKSENNPSLARAILKSFWKEAACNAVFAGLNTLLSYVGPYMISYFVDYLGGKEIFPHEGYVLAGIFFASKLAETVTTRQWYMGVDILGMHVRSALTAMVYRKGLKLSSIAKQNHTSGEIVNYMAVDVQRIGDYSWYLHDIWMLPMQIVLALAILYKSVGIASVATLVATIISILVTIPLAKVQEEYQDKLMAAKDERMRKTSECLRNMRVLKLQAWEDRYRVRLEEMREEEYGWLRRALYSQAFVTFIFWSSPIFVSAVTFATSIFLGTQLTAGGVLSALATFRILQEPLRNFPDLVSMMAQTKVSLDRISGFLQEEELQEDATVVIPRGNSNVAIEIRDGVFCWDPFSSRPTLSGIQMRVEKGMRVAVCGTVGSGKSSFISCILGEIPKISGEVRICGTTGYVSQSAWIQSGNIEENILFGSPMEKAKYKNVIQACSLKKDLELFSHGDQTIIGERGINLSGGQKQRVQLARALYQDADIYLLDDPFSALDAHTSSDLFRDYILSALAEKTVVFVTHQVEFLPAADLILVMKEGRVIQSGKYDDLLQAGTDFKALVSAHHEAIEAMDIPSPSSEDSDENPILDSLVMHHNSKSDIYENDIETLAKEVQDGGSASDQKAIKEKKKKAKRSRKKQLVQEEERVKGKISMKVYLSYMGAAYKGLLIPLIILAQASFQFLQIASNWWMAWANPQTEGDQSKVDPTVLLVVYTALAFGSAVFIFVRAALVATFGLAAAQKLFLNMLRSVFRAPMSFFDSTPAGRILNRVSIDQSVVDLDIPFRLGGFASTTIQLFGIVGVMTNVTWQVFLLVVPVAVACFWMQKYYMASSRELVRIVSIQKSPIIHLFGESIAGAATIRGFGQEKRFIKRNLYLLDCFARPFFCSIAAIEWLCLRMELLSTLVFAFCMVLLVSFPHGTIDPSMAGLAVTYGLNLNGRLSRWILSFCKLENKIISIERIYQYSQILSEAPAVIEDSQPPSTWPERGTIELLDVKVRYAENLPTVLHGISCVFPGGKKIGIVGRTGSGKSTLIQALFRLIEPTAGRITIDNIDISQIGLHDLRSRLGIIPQDPTLFEGTIRANLDPLEEHSDDKIWEALDKSQLGDVVRGKDLKLDSPVLENGDNWSVGQRQLVSLGRALLKQAKILVLDEATASVDTATDNLIQKIIRTEFEDCTVCTIAHRIPTVIDSDLVLVLSDGRVAEFDTPARLLEDKSSMFLKLVSEYSSRSSGMPDL; this comes from the exons ATGGATTTTAATGAGATCTCGTCCTTCTTTATAGATCACCTCCCACTATTAGAGCTCTGCTCGGTCCTCATCAACCTCACGCTCTTTCTAGTGTGTCTATTCACTCTCTCCGCGACGCAGATTCTCATCTGCGTCCGGAGAGGCAGACTCTCTAAGGAAGACACTGTCAACGTTAATTTAGAAAGAGAGGCTAACGACGTTAGTTTCGGGACCGTGTTTAAATTTTCTCTGCTATGTTGCGTCTATGTGTTAGCCGTGCAAGTTTTGGTGTTAGTGTTTGATGCGGTTAGTGTTATTAGAGGAGCTGGTGACTGGTTTACTCTCTGCTTCCCAGCTTCTCAGTGTTTAGCTTGGGTTGTTATCACCTTCTTAGCTCTCCATTTGAAGTATAAGCCGTCGGAGAAGCTACCATTCTTGCTGAGGGTATGGTGGTTTGTAGCGTTCAGTGTTTGTCTATGTACTTTGTATGTGGACGGGAGAAGGCTAGCGGTTGAAGGCTGGAGAGGTGGATGCTCTTCTCACGTCCTGGCGAATTTAGCCGTTACTCCCGCTCTTGGTTTTCTCTGCTTCGCCGCGCTGAGAGGTGTTTCCGGTATCGAAATTCGTCTAACCTCTTCTGATCTTCAAGAGCCTCTGCTTGTGGAGGAAGAAGCCGCTTGTCTTAAAGTGACGCCGTACAGTACAGCTGGACTTGTTAGCCTAGTGACATTGTCTTGGTTGGATCCGCTTCTCTCAGCCGGGTCGAAAAGACCGTTGGAGCTTAAAGATATCCCTCTTCTCGCGCCGAGGGATAGAGCCAAGTCGAGCTACAAGGTGTTAAAGTCGAATTGGAAGAGATCGAAGTCTGAGAATAATCCTTCTTTAGCACGTGCGATTCTCAAGTCCTTTTGGAAAGAAGCGGCTTGCAATGCAGTCTTTGCTGGCTTGAACACTCTCTTATCCTACGTGGGGCCTTACATGATCAGCTACTTCGTTGACTATCTCGGAGGGAAGGAGATCTTCCCTCACGAAGGATACGTCCTCGCGGGGATCTTCTTTGCCTCCAAGCTTGCGGAGACCGTCACCACGCGTCAGTGGTACATGGGGGTTGATATCTTGGGGATGCACGTTAGATCAGCTCTAACGGCTATGGTATATAGAAAAGGTCTCAAGCTTTCGAGTATAGCCAAGCAGAACCACACGAGCGGGGAGATTGTGAACTACATGGCGGTTGATGTCCAGCGCATAGGAGACTACTCGTGGTACCTTCATGATATTTGGATGCTTCCGATGCAGATAGTCCTCGCTCTCGCGATCTTGTATAAAAGCGTGGGGATAGCGTCTGTAGCTACGTTGGTCGCGACGATAATCTCGATTCTTGTGACCATTCCTTTGGCTAAGGTTCAGGAAGAGTATCAAGATAAGCTGATGGCTGCGAAAGACGAAAGAATGAGGAAGACGTCGGAGTGTCTTAGGAACATGAGGGTTCTGAAGCTGCAGGCGTGGGAGGATCGGTATAGAGTGAGATTAGAAGAGATGAGGGAAGAGGAGTACGGTTGGCTTCGGAGAGCGTTGTACTCGCAGGCCTTTGTTACCTTCATCTTTTGGAGCTCACCGATCTTTGTATCAGCCGTTACATTCGCTACTTCGATATTCCTAGGCACTCAGCTGACAGCTGGAGGTGTTCTCTCTGCTCTGGCGACGTTCAGGATCCTCCAGGAACCGCTCAGGAACTTTCCTGATCTGGTTTCGATGATGGCTCAGACTAAAGTCTCTCTTGATAGGATCTCCGGGTTCTTGCAGGAGGAAGAGCTTCAAGAAGACGCAACTGTTGTTATCCCACGTGGGAATTCGAATGTAGCTATAGAGATTAGAGACGGTGTGTTTTGTTGGGATCCGTTTTCTTCAAGGCCGACATTGTCAGGAATTCAGATGAGAGTGGAGAAGGGTATGCGCGTGGCTGTCTGCGGCACGGTTGGCTCTGGAAAATCAAGTTTCATCTCTTGCATCCTCGGAGAAATACCGAAAATCTCTGGTGAA GTTAGAATATGTGGTACTACTGGGTACGTGTCACAGTCGGCTTGGATTCAGTCTGGTAACATTGAAGAAAACATTCTATTTGGCAGTCCAATGGAGAAAGCAAAGTACAAGAATGTGATACAAGCGTGTTCTCTGAAGAAAGATTTAGAGCTTTTCTCACATGGTGACCAGACCATTATAGGAGAGAGAGGTATAAATCTCAGCGGTGGCCAGAAGCAACGTGTACAGCTCGCAAGGGCGTTGTATCAAGACGCTGACATTTATTTACTAGACGATCCTTTCAGTGCTCTGGATGCACACACTAGCTCTGATTTGTTTAGG GATTATATTCTATCTGCATTGGCTGAGAAGACTGTTGTTTTTGTGACGCATCAAGTTGAGTTTCTTCCTGCAGCTGATCTAATATTG GTTATGAAGGAAGGCCGGGTTATTCAATCGGGTAAATACGATGACCTGCTACAAGCAGGTACTGACTTCAAGGCCTTAGTGTCTGCCCACCATGAAGCAATCGAGGCAATGGACATCCCAAGTCCATCCTCAGAAGACTCTGATGAAAACCCAATCCTGGATAGTTTGGTCATGCATCATAACTCAAAGTCAGATATTTATGAAAACGACATCGAGACTTTGGCAAAGGAAGTCCAAGACGGTGGATCCGCTTCGGATCAAAAGGCaatcaaagagaagaagaagaaagcaaagcGTTCCCGGAAAAAGCAGCTTGTTCAAGAGGAAGAGAGAGTGAAGGGAAAAATCAGCATGAAGGTGTACTTGTCATACATGGGTGCAGCGTATAAAGGGCTTCTGATTCCTCTGATTATACTGGCGCAAGCTTCTTTTCAGTTTCTTCAGATTGCTAGTAACTGGTGGATGGCTTGGGCGAATCCTCAGACCGAAGGCGACCAGTCTAAAGTGGATCCTACGGTTCTTCTCGTTGTTTATACTGCCTTAGCTTTTGGAAGCGCCGTGTTTATATTTGTGCGAGCTGCTCTGGTTGCCACTTTTGGTCTAGCTGCTGCTCAGAAGCTGTTCTTGAATATGCTTAGAAGTGTGTTCCGAGCGCCAATGTCGTTCTTTGATTCCACTCCTGCTGGAAGAATCTTGAATCGA GTTTCGATTGATCAAAGCGTTGTGGACCTTGACATACCATTTAGACTCGGCGGGTTTGCTTCAACAACGATACAACTATTTGGAATTGTCGGCGTCATGACCAACGTCACCTGGCAAGTCTTCCTCCTTGTTGTTCCTGTAGCGGTTGCTTGCTTCTGGATGCAGAAATATTACATGGCTTCTTCAAGAGAACTGGTTCGCATTGTTAGTATCCAGAAGTCTCCAATAATCCATCTCTTTGGAGAATCAATAGCTGGTGCAGCCACGATAAGAGGATTCGGCCAAGAAAAGAGATTCATCAAGAGGAATCTTTATCTTCTAGATTGTTTTGCTCGACCTTTCTTCTGCAGTATCGCTGCTATAGAGTGGCTTTGTTTGCGCATGGAGTTGCTTTCCACGCTTGTGTTTGCTTTCTGTATGGTTTTGCTCGTTAGTTTCCCACATGGAACCATTGATCCAA GTATGGCAGGGCTTGCTGTGACATATGGGCTTAACTTGAACGGACGTCTATCACGGTGGATACTTAGCTTCTGTAAGCTTGAAAACAAAATCATCTCCATCGAAAGGATCTATCAGTACAGTCAGATATTAAGTGAAGCACCAGCAGTTATAGAAGATTCCCAACCGCCTTCCACATGGCCTGAGAGAGGAACAATTGAGCTTCTTGACGTTAAG GTTCGTTATGCTGAGAATCTTCCAACGGTGCTCCACGGGATAAGCTGTGTGTTCCCTGGAGGAAAAAAGATTGGTATTGTTGGAAGAACGGGAAGCGGAAAGTCTACTTTGATTCAAGCTTTGTTTCGGTTGATTGAGCCAACTGCTGGAAGAATAACTATAGACAACATTGATATCTCTCAGATTGGTCTTCATGATCTCCGTAGCCGCCTCGGTATCATACCTCAAGATCCTACATTGTTTGAAGGAACAATCCGAGCGAATCTTGACCCTCTTGAAGAACATTCAGATGATAAAATCTGGGAGGCTCTTGATAAATCCCAGCTTGGAGACGTTGTTAGAGGGAAAGATCTAAAACTCGACTCTCCAG TGCTGGAAAATGGAGATAACTGGAGTGTTGGACAGAGACAGCTTGTGTCACTTGGAAGAGCATTACTTAAACAAGCAAAAATACTTGTTCTTGATGAAGCAACAGCATCAGTAGACACAGCAACAGACAATTTAATCCAGAAGATTATCAGAACCGAGTTTGAAGACTGCACCGTCTGCACCATTGCTCACCGGATCCCAACTGTTATCGACAGTGACCTTGTTTTGGTTCTCAGCGATG GTAGAGTAGCAGAGTTTGATACTCCTGCGCGGCTCTTAGAAGACAAATCATCCATGTTCTTGAAACTGGTGAGCGAATACTCCTCAAGATCTAGTGGGATGCCTGACTTGTGA
- the LOC103844455 gene encoding uncharacterized protein LOC103844455, whose translation MSSSSSDEVDEALEEMVDQVVDNFIDSVIDAHPNKQKRRAYIERHREQGLNQLWNDYFQENPTYPPQMFRRRFRMNKPLFLHIVERASNEVPYFQQRRNACGRYGLSALQKCTAAIRMLAYGQSGDTYDEYLRLANSTSRLCLENFTNAIIKLFGDEYLRSPTAEDLQRLLDVGEVRSFPGMIGSIDCTFNDINVLDRSPVFDDIVQGRAPKVKFKVNNHTYRMAYYLTDRIYPNWSTFIQSIPLPQGPKAEKFAKKQESARKDVERAFGVLQSRFAIVKNPALLWDKEKIGKIMRTCVILHNMIVENERHGYAQIDTSEFESVEVRG comes from the exons ATGTCTTCCTCATCAAGTGATGAAGTTGATGAAGCTTTAGAAGAAATGGTCGACCAAGTAGTTGATAATTTCATCGACTCAGTGATAGATGCTCACCCCAACAAGCAGAAAAGACGGGCTTATATCGAAAGACATCGTGAACAAGGACTCAATCAGCTATGGAACGATTATTTCCAAGAAAATCCTACATACCCACCGCAAATGTTTAGGAGgcgttttcgaatgaacaagccattgttcCTCCACATTGTCGAACGTGCAAGTAATGAAGTTCCATACTTTCAGCAAAGACGAAATGCTTGCGGAAGGTATGGGCTATCTGCACTTCAAAAGTGTACGGCAGCTATACGTATGCTGGCATATGGTCAATCAGGAGATACATATGACGAGTATCTCCGACTTGCTAACAGTACTTCACGTTTATGTTTGGAAAATTTCACTAATGCAATTATAAAATTGTTTGGAGATGAGTATCTACGCAGCCCTACAGCTGAGGATCTTCAACGATTGCTCGATGTTGGAGAGGTACGCAGTTTTCCAGGGATGATAGgcagcatcgatt GTACCTTCaatgatatcaatgttcttgatcggtcaCCGGTTTTCGATGACATCGTACAAGGCCGAGCACCAAAAGTTAAGttcaaggtcaacaaccacacttaTCGTATGGCCTACTATCTTACTGACAGAATTTATCCAaactggtcaacatttatccaatccatcccaCTTCCTCAAGGTCCTAAAGCCGAGAAATTTGCAAAAAAGCAAGAATCCGccagaaaagatgtcgaacgggcttttggagtattaCAATCAAGGTTTGCAATTGTTAAAAACCCAGCTCTACTATGGGACAAGGAAAAGATAGGAAAGATAATGAGAACTTGTgtcatattgcacaatatgatagtggAGAACGAACGACACGGATACGCTCAAATTGACACATCTGAGTTCGAGTCAGTAGAAGTTCGAGGGTGA